From the genome of Actinomycetes bacterium, one region includes:
- a CDS encoding wax ester/triacylglycerol synthase domain-containing protein produces the protein MDRLHALDTAWLAMEGDGPPIAIGTVAVAEGPPPSDGEIADLLMERLPDMGRLRERLVHGGALRRPSWSTDATAALAQQTHRVECCAEHGGLDAMVSGIMETRMPRDRPLWDLWVVQDADSDRWALVWRVHHSIADGLGALVLLGHAFDLQPGPGRTLADLAVESGRSSSASRQLLAGLAALPTALPRLPDVVAAVLPKSPSPLSGPVGDRRRWVSVTVPLDEVAAVRAALGGTVNDVVLAAVAAGFRRLLEHRGLPTRGRSVRNAVPVSVRPPAGVRSDNEVSLLLARLPVGVDDPVERLRQVRREVAAMRAFGVPVALVGLLGLVDRLVPAAALEAVVRTAGRTVPAWYLDTLTTNVPGPRVPVYLAGRRVQAMFPIIPVAGRTRITTGIFSYDGSLHIGVTGDGEQAADVDVLAAGIRDGVAELASLAASAAPAR, from the coding sequence ATGGATCGGTTGCACGCCCTAGACACCGCGTGGCTGGCCATGGAGGGTGACGGGCCGCCCATCGCGATCGGCACGGTGGCCGTCGCCGAGGGACCGCCGCCTTCGGACGGGGAGATCGCCGACCTGCTCATGGAGCGGCTGCCCGACATGGGGCGGCTGCGCGAACGGCTGGTCCATGGCGGCGCCCTGCGCCGGCCGAGCTGGTCGACCGACGCCACCGCTGCGCTCGCCCAGCAGACGCACCGGGTGGAGTGCTGCGCCGAGCACGGCGGGCTGGACGCCATGGTGTCCGGGATCATGGAGACCCGGATGCCGCGGGACCGGCCGCTGTGGGACCTGTGGGTCGTCCAGGACGCCGACTCGGACCGCTGGGCACTGGTCTGGCGGGTGCACCACAGCATCGCGGACGGGCTGGGGGCGCTGGTGCTGCTCGGGCACGCCTTCGACCTGCAGCCTGGACCTGGCCGGACGCTGGCCGACCTGGCCGTCGAGTCCGGCCGTTCCAGCAGCGCCTCCCGGCAGCTCCTCGCCGGCCTGGCCGCGCTGCCGACCGCACTCCCGAGGCTGCCGGACGTCGTCGCTGCGGTGCTGCCGAAGTCGCCGTCCCCGCTCTCTGGCCCGGTCGGGGACCGGCGCCGCTGGGTCTCGGTGACGGTGCCGCTCGACGAGGTGGCCGCCGTTCGGGCGGCCCTGGGCGGCACCGTCAACGACGTCGTCCTGGCTGCGGTGGCCGCCGGTTTCCGACGGCTGCTCGAGCACCGGGGGCTGCCGACCCGCGGGCGCAGCGTGCGCAACGCCGTCCCGGTGTCGGTGCGGCCACCCGCGGGGGTGCGCAGCGACAACGAGGTGAGCCTGCTGCTGGCCCGGCTCCCGGTCGGCGTCGACGACCCGGTGGAGCGGCTGCGGCAGGTGCGCCGCGAGGTGGCAGCGATGCGGGCGTTCGGCGTGCCCGTGGCGCTGGTCGGCCTGCTCGGCCTGGTGGACCGGCTGGTCCCGGCGGCTGCGCTCGAGGCCGTCGTTCGCACCGCTGGCCGCACCGTGCCGGCCTGGTACCTGGACACGCTCACCACCAACGTGCCCGGGCCGCGGGTGCCGGTCTACCTGGCCGGGCGCCGGGTGCAGGCGATGTTCCCGATCATCCCGGTGGCCGGCCGCACCCGGATCACCACGGGGATTTTCAGCTACGACGGGTCGCTGCACATCGGCGTCACAGGGGACGGCGAGCAGGCCGCCGACGTCGACGTGCTGGCAGCGGGGATCCGGGACGGCGTGGCCGAGCTGGCTAGCCTCGCCGCCAGCGCAGCACCAGCACGCTGA